CGCGATTGAGGTGTCGCCGATGCCGGAGCCGCGGCCGGGTCCTATGCGGGTGGCGATCGTGCCGCTGCCCGTCGCGGCGGAGGATTTCCGGCTGCATCACAAGACCAGCGACCGGCGTTTCTACGATGCCCCGCGCCATCGGTCCGGACAGGACGAGGTGTTGTTCATCGACCCCGCCGGTTTCCTGACCGAAGGCAGCTTCACCTCGATCTTCGTCGAGCGCGACGGCATGCTGGTCACGCCCCCGCTGTCGCGCGGACTATTGCCCGGCGTGCTGCGCGCCGACCTGATCGCCAGCGGCCGTGCGGTTGAGGGAGACTTGAGCCCCGCCGACCTCGCCGGGGGTTTCCTGCTCGGCAATGCATTGCGCGGGCTGATTCCGGCGATTGTTGCAGTTGCGAAAGAGAACAGTCGCGGGCTATAGCCGCGCCGCTCGTTCAAGAGCCGATCCCAAAGAGGTGCTCGTTCCCATGCAGCCATCCGCCGCGCTCGCCCGTATCAAGCCTTCGCCGACGCTCGCGATCACCTCGCGCGTGCTGGAGCTGCAGCGCAAAGGCGTCGATGTGATCGGCCTCGGTGCCGGCGAGCCCGATTTCGATACGCCCGAATTCATCAAGGAAGCCGGGATCAAGGCGATCCGCGACGGCAAGACCAAATACACCAATGTCGACGGTACGCCCGAGCTGAAGGACGCGGTGATCTTCAAGTTCAAGCGCGACAACGGCCTGACCTATGCGCGCGACCAGATCACCATCAATGCCGGCGGCAAACATACCTTGTTCAACGCGATGGTCGCGACGATCGATCCGGGCGACGAGGTGGTCATTCCGGCGCCCTATTGGGTCAGCTATCCCGATGTCGTGCTGTTCGCGAACGGCACGCCGGTGTTCGTCGAAGCGGGTCCGCAGCAGAATTACAAGCTGACCCCGGAACAGCTTGAGGCGGCGATCACGCCGCGCACCAAATGGGTCATCCTGAATTCGCCGTCGAACCCGACCGGCGCCGCTTATTCGCGCGCCGAACTGAAGGCGCTGGGCGAGGTGTTCGAGCGCCATCCGCATGTCTGGATCTTCGCCGACGATATGTATGAGCATATCATCTATGATGACTTCGAATTCACCACGATCGCCGAGGTTTGCCCTTCGCTCTACGACCGCACGCTGACCGCGAACGGTTGTTCGAAGGCCTATGCGATGACCGGTTGGCGGATCGGTTTTGCCGCTGGCGCGCCTTGGCTGATCAAGGCGATGGCCAAGCTGCAGTCGCAATCGACCTCCAACCCCTGCTCGATTGCGCAGGCCGCGTCGGTTGCCGCGCTGACCGGCGACCAGGCATTCCTCAAGGACAATGCCGCCAAGTTCCAGTCGCGCCGCGATCTGGTCGTGTCGATGCTCAACCAGGCCAACGGCATCACCTGCCCGCGGCCCGAAGGCGCCTTTTATGTCTATCCCGAATTCTCCGCGCTGATCGGCAAGACCACGCCCAAGGGCAAGCTGATCGATACCGACGAGGCATTTGTCGCCTATCTGCTCGACGATGCGAAGGTCGCGGCGGTGCAGGGCGCGGCGTTTGGTCTCTCGCCGGCGATGCGG
This portion of the Sphingomonas sp. So64.6b genome encodes:
- a CDS encoding pyridoxal phosphate-dependent aminotransferase, whose product is MQPSAALARIKPSPTLAITSRVLELQRKGVDVIGLGAGEPDFDTPEFIKEAGIKAIRDGKTKYTNVDGTPELKDAVIFKFKRDNGLTYARDQITINAGGKHTLFNAMVATIDPGDEVVIPAPYWVSYPDVVLFANGTPVFVEAGPQQNYKLTPEQLEAAITPRTKWVILNSPSNPTGAAYSRAELKALGEVFERHPHVWIFADDMYEHIIYDDFEFTTIAEVCPSLYDRTLTANGCSKAYAMTGWRIGFAAGAPWLIKAMAKLQSQSTSNPCSIAQAASVAALTGDQAFLKDNAAKFQSRRDLVVSMLNQANGITCPRPEGAFYVYPEFSALIGKTTPKGKLIDTDEAFVAYLLDDAKVAAVQGAAFGLSPAMRISYATSEDLLREACERIQTACAALR